A window from Glaciimonas sp. PCH181 encodes these proteins:
- a CDS encoding phosphatase PAP2 family protein, which translates to MEQLNQALFLLINAPAHPDPVMLTIAKICSEQLIWLIPIAVLVGWLSGAEKTRKFMLQATAAAILGMLINGLIGMVWQHPRPFVMGLGHNFVPHAADSSFPSDHLTLLLSVAFSFLLHQRLRVIGLMLTLMGIPVAWARIYVGVHFPLDMLGAVIVAALSTGLGVATAKWYLAPAFCCASAIHRRLFAPFIRRGWMLK; encoded by the coding sequence ATGGAACAACTGAATCAAGCGCTATTTCTGCTCATCAATGCACCGGCGCATCCGGATCCGGTCATGCTGACGATCGCCAAAATATGTTCTGAACAATTGATCTGGCTGATCCCAATTGCAGTGCTAGTTGGTTGGCTGTCGGGCGCTGAAAAAACCCGCAAATTCATGTTGCAAGCGACCGCCGCTGCTATCCTCGGGATGCTAATCAATGGACTTATCGGCATGGTATGGCAGCATCCGCGCCCGTTCGTGATGGGACTGGGACATAATTTTGTGCCGCACGCCGCCGACTCTTCTTTCCCGAGCGATCATTTAACGCTGCTCTTGTCGGTAGCGTTTAGTTTCTTGCTGCATCAGCGTCTGCGCGTAATCGGCCTGATGCTGACGCTAATGGGCATACCGGTTGCGTGGGCGCGGATTTATGTTGGCGTACATTTTCCGCTGGATATGTTGGGTGCGGTGATCGTCGCTGCGCTCAGCACCGGGCTTGGCGTCGCTACCGCAAAATGGTATCTCGCCCCGGCATTTTGTTGCGCCTCGGCAATTCATCGACGATTATTTGCGCCGTTTATCCGGCGCGGATGGATGTTGAAATAA
- a CDS encoding response regulator transcription factor, with protein MRVLLVEDDRMIGEAIQMALRDASYTVDWAHDGNAALNATLATDHPASYDLMLLDLGLPQLDGVEVLRQLRQRGSTLPVLIVTARDAVDDRIRGLDLGADDYVVKPFEMGELLARMRALIRRQAGNATPLMTNGALSLDPTTREVTFENIVTRLSAREFALLHALLLRPGAILSRQELENRLYGWNEEVESNAVEFLIHSIRKKLGAASIKNVRGLGWMVAKQNDNMSQKN; from the coding sequence ATGCGGGTATTACTGGTGGAAGATGATCGGATGATCGGCGAAGCAATACAAATGGCACTGCGCGATGCCAGCTATACCGTCGATTGGGCGCATGACGGCAACGCTGCGCTGAATGCGACGCTCGCCACCGACCACCCTGCAAGCTACGATTTGATGTTGCTGGATCTTGGGCTGCCGCAGTTGGACGGCGTTGAAGTTTTACGTCAGTTACGCCAGCGTGGCAGCACGTTGCCGGTGCTGATCGTTACTGCTCGCGATGCGGTGGATGACCGGATCCGTGGACTGGATTTGGGCGCTGACGATTATGTCGTCAAGCCTTTTGAAATGGGCGAATTGCTGGCGCGGATGCGGGCACTGATCCGCCGTCAGGCTGGCAACGCAACACCGCTGATGACCAACGGCGCACTGAGCCTTGATCCGACTACGCGCGAAGTGACTTTTGAAAACATCGTCACCCGCCTATCGGCACGCGAATTCGCGCTGCTGCACGCGCTGTTGCTGCGACCGGGGGCGATATTATCGCGTCAGGAACTGGAAAATCGTTTATATGGCTGGAACGAAGAAGTCGAAAGCAACGCTGTCGAATTTCTGATCCATTCGATCCGTAAAAAACTGGGTGCGGCATCGATCAAAAACGTCAGGGGGCTGGGATGGATGGTAGCAAAGCAAAACGACAATATGTCACAGAAAAACTAA
- a CDS encoding ATP-binding protein: MDGSKAKRQYVTEKLNRSLQFRLSLWLSLIILVIAMVAGVISFISAFSEANDLQDDQLRQIAAMIDGSDLPLVTPDPRSVGPIKDSESQVIVQTLGNNTGPLALPANLPDGIQTVTVHEIPWRMFVRTVRSGQRLAVGQRTEVRDEVARDGGLRTVMPLVVLIPLLIGLVSLLVRRMLRPISRLSQEVDQRDDHDIRPLDDQHVPDEIRPLIASINRLLRRVADVMDAQRRFLADAAHELRSPLTALSLQAENLAATELSPLSKARLQPLREGLTRAKTLLEQLLTLARSQNTGYSHTTTLSVQKVLRRIMEDTLPLAEAKKIDIGVDADTDAKADSEAILVAPEVDVITLIRNLLDNAIRYTPIGGTINVRVRTGNSVVTIEVEDTGPGISVAERERVFDPFYRILGNDEDGSGLGLSIVKSIVMRLQGTVELRNASSHPPFGLKVIIRLPV; encoded by the coding sequence ATGGATGGTAGCAAAGCAAAACGACAATATGTCACAGAAAAACTAAACCGTTCTCTGCAATTTCGCCTGTCGCTCTGGCTGTCGTTAATCATTCTGGTGATCGCGATGGTCGCTGGCGTGATTTCATTTATATCGGCCTTCAGTGAAGCTAACGATTTGCAAGACGATCAATTGCGCCAGATTGCGGCGATGATCGACGGCAGCGATTTGCCACTGGTCACGCCCGATCCCCGAAGCGTGGGACCGATAAAAGATTCAGAATCACAGGTCATAGTGCAAACACTGGGTAACAATACCGGACCGCTGGCATTACCTGCCAATTTGCCGGATGGCATCCAGACAGTCACAGTGCACGAAATTCCGTGGCGTATGTTTGTCCGCACCGTCCGTTCCGGGCAGCGCTTAGCAGTCGGCCAGCGCACCGAGGTCCGCGATGAAGTCGCACGCGACGGCGGCTTACGCACCGTGATGCCGCTGGTGGTGCTGATTCCGTTACTGATCGGATTGGTAAGTTTGCTGGTGCGACGTATGTTGCGGCCCATTTCCAGACTTTCTCAAGAAGTCGATCAGCGCGACGATCATGATATTCGTCCGCTAGACGATCAACACGTGCCGGATGAAATACGTCCGTTAATCGCTTCGATCAACCGCCTGTTGCGGCGCGTCGCCGATGTGATGGATGCGCAACGGCGCTTTCTGGCCGATGCGGCGCATGAATTACGCTCACCGTTGACCGCCTTATCACTGCAAGCCGAAAATCTGGCGGCAACGGAATTATCGCCCTTATCCAAAGCGCGGTTACAGCCGCTGCGGGAAGGATTAACCAGGGCCAAGACATTGTTGGAGCAATTACTGACACTGGCGCGCTCACAAAATACCGGCTATTCCCACACCACGACGCTATCGGTGCAAAAGGTGTTGCGACGGATTATGGAAGATACGCTGCCGCTGGCAGAGGCAAAAAAAATCGACATCGGCGTTGATGCCGATACCGACGCAAAAGCAGACAGTGAAGCAATATTGGTCGCACCGGAAGTGGATGTCATCACGCTGATCCGCAACCTACTCGATAATGCGATTCGTTACACACCGATTGGCGGCACTATCAACGTCCGCGTGCGTACAGGGAATAGCGTCGTCACCATCGAGGTTGAAGATACCGGCCCCGGTATTTCTGTGGCGGAACGCGAACGGGTTTTTGATCCGTTTTACCGAATCCTCGGCAATGACGAAGATGGATCGGGATTGGGCTTGTCCATCGTCAAATCAATCGTCATGCGCTTGCAAGGAACAGTCGAATTACGCAACGCCAGCAGCCATCCGCCGTTCGGACTAAAAGTCATCATTCGGCTACCGGTTTAA
- a CDS encoding EAL domain-containing protein → MLLARLQEILAKQQLSALFQPIVGMQNGEIIGYEGLIRGPSDSPLHAPMDLFKVAKANNLTVKVEHMCRRVVLESFARLALPGKLFLNVSPEALLQPDATHGETLDSIQRLGISPERLIIELTESQPTSDYELLRKAVTHYRNMGFQIAIDDLGEGFSSLRLWSELRPEYVKIDMHFIQGINRDPVKLQFVRSIQEIAQTSGTVVIAEGIETQIEMLIVRDLGIACGQGYHIARPHSAPAITLASEVVQSLARDDRHYFAADVITSSGVSKKNIATAFRLVRVVPIATPEMPNHAVHAMFHDTPDLHVIPVVGNGIVLGLITRANLLQQCASPYLKELHAEKACTLFMDCQPIIVDQSTTLYDLSQTIAVAERHHLFNGFVIADQGQYLGMGNAQDLIREMARIEHVAEGFPDALMLRSPHVASGSLNHH, encoded by the coding sequence ATGTTACTGGCGCGTCTTCAAGAAATTCTCGCAAAGCAGCAACTCAGTGCGTTGTTTCAGCCCATCGTTGGCATGCAAAATGGCGAGATTATCGGTTATGAAGGATTGATTCGGGGGCCATCGGATAGTCCGCTGCACGCGCCGATGGATTTGTTCAAGGTAGCCAAGGCCAATAACCTGACGGTAAAAGTAGAGCATATGTGTCGGCGCGTAGTGCTGGAAAGCTTTGCCAGGTTGGCGTTGCCCGGTAAGCTTTTTCTCAATGTTAGTCCGGAGGCGCTATTACAACCGGATGCGACGCACGGCGAAACACTGGATTCGATTCAGCGCCTCGGCATCTCTCCAGAGCGACTGATCATTGAGCTGACCGAAAGTCAGCCGACCTCAGACTACGAATTGCTGCGAAAAGCTGTCACGCATTACCGCAATATGGGTTTTCAGATAGCGATTGACGATCTTGGAGAAGGATTTTCCAGTTTGCGTTTATGGTCGGAACTGCGCCCCGAATACGTCAAAATCGACATGCATTTTATCCAGGGCATTAACCGCGATCCGGTGAAGTTGCAATTCGTGCGATCGATTCAAGAGATCGCACAAACTTCTGGCACCGTGGTGATCGCCGAAGGTATCGAAACCCAGATTGAAATGCTGATCGTTCGAGATTTGGGCATCGCTTGCGGACAGGGATATCACATTGCGCGTCCGCACAGCGCCCCGGCAATTACACTCGCGTCGGAAGTAGTGCAGAGCCTTGCCCGTGATGATCGTCACTATTTCGCTGCAGACGTCATAACCTCTTCAGGCGTGTCGAAAAAAAACATCGCCACCGCATTCAGGCTGGTGCGCGTTGTCCCGATCGCCACACCAGAGATGCCTAATCATGCAGTGCACGCGATGTTCCACGATACTCCCGATTTACACGTCATTCCCGTGGTGGGAAACGGGATTGTGTTGGGATTGATTACACGGGCAAATCTTCTGCAACAGTGTGCTTCTCCCTACTTGAAAGAATTGCACGCGGAAAAGGCTTGCACCTTGTTCATGGATTGCCAGCCGATCATCGTTGATCAGAGCACGACCCTTTACGACCTGAGTCAAACGATTGCAGTGGCTGAGCGCCATCATCTGTTCAACGGTTTTGTGATTGCCGATCAGGGGCAGTATCTAGGCATGGGGAACGCGCAAGATTTGATTCGCGAAATGGCCCGCATCGAGCACGTCGCTGAAGGCTTTCCTGACGCGCTGATGCTGCGGTCTCCCCATGTGGCATCGGGTTCGCTGAATCACCATTAA
- a CDS encoding SpoIIE family protein phosphatase, with amino-acid sequence MKNGFISTPTKSPIVRHPSARDLSIVMPTISVDENNASVVEIFSQHRDLVSLVVLQQQRPMGLISRHIFMSQMSKPYHRELYEKKSCIAFMDKEPLIVEAETVIEKLALMAVEAGDKTLADGFIIISNGAFLGWGSGLDLMRMMVDLQSEKNRNIMQSIEYASVIQRAMLSTSRDNMSSALTDACLVWEPRDVVGGDFYHFTHFEGGWFAAVADCTGHGVPGAFLTLIASSTLAQALVQHGPQDPALLLSEVNRSIKQSLGQHTAADRLSESDDGMDATFFWFDTSTSILTSAGAKISLFVLMPEHDEVVMVDGERIGLGYVATPLNAHWSNSTTTLSRNTIVFAATDGIIDQIGGSRNIAFGKRRIRTAMLANRHLPMSAFAETLMGEQKAYQGAHLRRDDLTFFAFRVH; translated from the coding sequence ATGAAAAATGGCTTCATCAGTACGCCGACCAAAAGCCCGATAGTGCGACATCCCTCTGCCCGGGATCTCAGTATCGTCATGCCGACCATCTCCGTAGATGAAAATAACGCCAGCGTAGTGGAGATATTTAGCCAGCACCGCGATCTGGTCAGTCTGGTGGTGCTGCAACAGCAGCGGCCCATGGGATTAATTAGTCGGCATATCTTCATGTCGCAGATGTCCAAACCCTATCACCGCGAACTTTACGAAAAAAAGAGCTGTATCGCGTTCATGGACAAGGAACCACTGATTGTGGAGGCTGAAACCGTCATCGAAAAACTGGCCTTGATGGCGGTCGAAGCTGGGGACAAAACATTGGCGGACGGCTTTATCATTATCAGCAACGGCGCATTTTTAGGCTGGGGTTCTGGTCTTGATTTAATGCGGATGATGGTCGATTTACAGTCTGAAAAAAATCGCAACATCATGCAAAGTATTGAATATGCCAGCGTGATCCAGCGCGCCATGTTGAGTACCTCACGCGACAACATGAGCAGCGCGTTGACAGACGCCTGTCTGGTATGGGAGCCGCGTGACGTGGTGGGCGGTGATTTTTACCACTTCACGCACTTTGAGGGCGGCTGGTTTGCTGCGGTGGCTGACTGCACCGGGCATGGCGTACCGGGTGCATTTTTGACGCTGATTGCCTCTTCTACGCTTGCTCAGGCGCTGGTGCAACACGGCCCACAAGACCCGGCCTTGTTATTAAGCGAGGTCAATCGCAGCATCAAGCAATCGTTAGGTCAGCACACGGCAGCCGATCGACTATCCGAATCCGATGATGGCATGGACGCGACTTTTTTCTGGTTTGACACAAGTACGTCGATATTAACCAGCGCGGGCGCAAAAATATCGCTATTCGTACTCATGCCAGAGCACGACGAAGTCGTTATGGTCGATGGTGAGCGCATCGGCCTGGGCTACGTTGCTACGCCGCTCAATGCCCACTGGTCCAACAGTACGACTACCCTATCTCGCAATACGATTGTATTTGCCGCCACCGACGGCATCATCGATCAGATTGGCGGAAGCAGAAATATCGCTTTTGGCAAGCGACGTATCCGCACCGCAATGCTGGCCAATCGACATTTACCGATGAGCGCGTTCGCCGAGACACTCATGGGCGAACAAAAAGCTTATCAAGGCGCACATCTGCGTCGTGACGATCTGACCTTCTTTGCTTTCCGGGTACATTAA
- a CDS encoding SiaB family protein kinase, with protein MTDIPYKEFCEIATKRNVIFYYGGYFSQNIISAMADAVKMRIQHVGAAGQTRRKLFSSFVEMAQNIIHYSSDSVDPAGQTDSQIRHGSVCICTKGDKFFLHCANPIKTEVADRLHEKLVQLRTMTMDEIKTAYKEMLRADTPEDSKGAGLGLLTVARDASEPLEFEFCPTAQLGNTMFYLKATI; from the coding sequence ATGACGGATATCCCCTACAAAGAATTTTGTGAAATCGCGACTAAACGCAACGTGATCTTTTATTACGGCGGCTATTTTTCGCAGAATATTATTTCTGCTATGGCAGACGCGGTCAAAATGCGTATTCAACACGTCGGCGCAGCTGGTCAGACGCGTCGTAAGCTATTTTCATCCTTCGTGGAAATGGCACAAAATATTATTCATTATTCTTCTGATTCGGTCGATCCGGCAGGGCAAACCGATAGCCAGATACGCCACGGCTCGGTCTGCATCTGCACCAAAGGCGATAAGTTTTTTTTACATTGCGCAAACCCCATCAAGACCGAAGTCGCTGACCGTCTGCACGAAAAACTGGTGCAGTTAAGAACAATGACGATGGATGAAATCAAGACTGCATATAAAGAGATGCTGCGGGCCGATACGCCAGAAGACAGTAAGGGTGCCGGGTTAGGATTATTGACCGTGGCGCGGGACGCCAGCGAACCGCTGGAATTTGAATTTTGTCCCACAGCGCAGCTGGGCAACACCATGTTTTACCTGAAAGCGACGATTTAG
- a CDS encoding DUF1987 domain-containing protein, whose amino-acid sequence MENLFIPATPSSPEVDFRFDEHLLSLKGESYPENAAAFYGHVISALRQYLHQTEPPATITLNVALVYFNSSSTKMLFALFGALDEKAKTGTNIILNWHHDVEDDTIFEFGQELRDDFSNLQFHDQAHQH is encoded by the coding sequence ATGGAAAATTTGTTTATCCCTGCAACACCCAGCTCGCCGGAGGTCGATTTTCGGTTCGACGAACACTTGCTGTCCTTAAAAGGTGAATCCTATCCAGAAAATGCCGCCGCATTTTACGGCCACGTGATCAGCGCATTACGTCAATATTTACACCAGACCGAACCTCCGGCGACCATCACGCTAAACGTTGCCCTTGTCTATTTCAACAGTTCCAGCACCAAGATGCTGTTTGCCCTGTTTGGCGCGCTTGATGAAAAAGCTAAAACGGGCACTAACATCATCCTGAACTGGCATCACGACGTTGAAGACGATACGATATTTGAATTCGGACAAGAATTACGAGATGACTTTTCAAATCTTCAGTTTCACGACCAAGCACACCAACATTAA
- a CDS encoding GGDEF domain-containing protein: protein MDVPDLFEDEAAVLAESRNVFGMDALPAESYRNALGNLMMHYERMMRETRRLIHRSDREERELNELNARLQHLTAQLDYKASHDTLTGALNRGAVFELAPRYLSVAPLALVVLDIDFFKNINDAFGHPMGDAVICELVTRLKVARNGVGEVGRVGGEEFTILLPDIGAAEAARMAETMRRSIADHPFACLPAYQVTASFGVSWSPPGGDFIDLYGRADEALYKAKRAGRNRITSAEMAN, encoded by the coding sequence ATGGACGTTCCTGACCTTTTCGAAGATGAAGCTGCCGTGCTGGCAGAATCGCGCAATGTTTTCGGGATGGATGCCCTGCCCGCAGAATCCTACCGCAACGCGCTAGGTAATCTGATGATGCATTACGAACGCATGATGCGCGAAACCCGCCGTTTAATTCACCGCAGCGATCGTGAAGAACGTGAATTGAACGAACTCAATGCGCGCTTGCAGCACCTGACAGCGCAGCTTGACTACAAAGCCAGTCACGATACGCTTACCGGCGCCCTCAATCGCGGCGCGGTGTTTGAATTAGCCCCACGCTATTTATCCGTTGCACCTCTGGCATTGGTGGTGCTGGATATCGATTTCTTTAAGAACATCAATGATGCTTTCGGCCATCCGATGGGCGATGCGGTGATCTGTGAACTGGTCACACGTCTGAAAGTTGCGCGGAATGGCGTCGGCGAAGTGGGCCGCGTCGGCGGTGAGGAATTCACTATTCTGTTGCCGGATATTGGCGCGGCCGAAGCGGCCAGAATGGCCGAAACCATGCGGCGCAGTATTGCCGATCATCCGTTTGCCTGTCTGCCTGCGTATCAAGTCACGGCCAGTTTCGGCGTCAGCTGGAGCCCACCAGGCGGCGATTTCATCGATTTATATGGTCGCGCCGACGAAGCGCTCTACAAGGCAAAACGGGCCGGTCGTAATCGTATTACCAGTGCAGAAATGGCAAATTGA
- a CDS encoding DUF2946 domain-containing protein: protein MLRTRRQKAVIWTCLLALWLSMFMPAISQTLMARGSAGVFDQICTSSGLVHLDANEGHKPSMPMADHSNACGYCTLFANSPPVISTFELVIPTVAIVLHDSPLLYEYLPPRPFRGQTNPLDPPLTLS, encoded by the coding sequence ATGTTACGCACCCGCCGCCAAAAAGCCGTTATCTGGACTTGCCTGTTAGCCCTCTGGCTAAGCATGTTCATGCCGGCGATTTCGCAGACGCTGATGGCGCGCGGATCGGCTGGCGTATTTGACCAGATATGTACGTCTTCCGGATTGGTCCACCTCGACGCAAATGAGGGCCACAAACCTTCGATGCCGATGGCGGACCACTCGAACGCTTGCGGCTATTGCACACTGTTCGCCAACAGTCCGCCAGTAATCAGCACGTTTGAACTGGTCATTCCGACAGTCGCTATCGTCCTGCATGACAGCCCGTTGCTGTATGAATACCTGCCTCCTCGCCCCTTTCGCGGGCAAACCAATCCGCTTGATCCACCGCTGACGCTTTCCTGA
- a CDS encoding TonB-dependent receptor — protein MLNLRSQTKGVLSRPALLFKQKSYLSAALLPLSVFALPMFSASAYAAEETVTEVVVTSAREKQAFDANLPATSERITARQLETQNIVNTEDALKYMPNMAIRKRFIGDENATISVRGNGTSQTARGLVYADGLLLSNLLGNTHSFPPHWSMVFPEDIAQVDVMYGPFSALYSGNSMGATVAITTKMPTKLEAMVKAQVFSQQFSLFGVDSHYDGNKTTASIGNKIGNFSFLLGIDHLSNAGQPFVYASQPRSTTPATGAAIPVTGAYPYTDPNGAPATIFGVNGEGAERAVQDQFKFKAIYDITPTLQAGLTFGSWRQQVSSSTFTFLRDANGNPVYSGLVNIGGYQYNLPTSFFAPSASESENQLYGLSLKTTHSSGWNVAAIASYFDISKSISRSASSGLASNLKGVATFGDGSGWKTLDLSTDYKPATVEAGSHWPTFGYHYDNYFLENTTYNLNNWRNGGSGDAGSTFNNAFAGKTETQALFAQDAWQLAQRWKLTYGLRYEDWRAYDGTRSVVGSSQSYSNRTLSAWSPKAALSFQATPDLTFRFSTGRAVRFPTVSELFQGSLTGSTLVNNDPNLKPETDLAKELSAEWAQLNGTLRMSLFEDDVKNTLFSQTNTAVFPNVTNIQNIDRVRSRGIELSYAGENVLVPGLDVSASVGYTRSIILENSKNPATIGKNFYRIPLWRANLVGTYRVNDQASVMLGGRYSGRQFNTLTNIDTNPNTFGGTSSFLVFDTKLTFKPTKNTELGVGIDNLTDRRYYVYYPYPGRTFYLEAKITM, from the coding sequence ATGCTTAATTTGCGCTCGCAAACTAAGGGTGTTTTGTCACGTCCAGCCTTATTATTTAAACAAAAATCTTATCTATCGGCTGCGTTGCTGCCGTTATCCGTATTTGCACTGCCAATGTTTTCTGCCAGCGCTTATGCCGCAGAAGAAACCGTGACAGAAGTTGTCGTCACCAGCGCCAGAGAAAAGCAGGCGTTCGATGCCAATCTGCCCGCCACCAGCGAACGGATTACGGCCCGGCAATTAGAAACGCAAAATATCGTCAACACCGAAGACGCGTTGAAATACATGCCGAATATGGCGATACGCAAACGTTTTATCGGCGATGAAAATGCGACTATTTCAGTGCGCGGCAACGGCACGTCTCAGACAGCACGGGGACTGGTGTACGCAGACGGCTTGTTATTGAGTAATTTACTCGGCAATACGCATAGTTTTCCGCCGCATTGGTCGATGGTTTTTCCCGAAGACATTGCGCAAGTCGATGTAATGTACGGCCCTTTTTCGGCACTGTATTCCGGCAATTCGATGGGGGCAACGGTGGCAATCACGACCAAGATGCCGACCAAATTGGAGGCCATGGTCAAGGCGCAGGTGTTTAGTCAGCAGTTCAGCCTGTTTGGGGTAGACAGTCATTACGACGGCAATAAAACCACTGCCTCTATCGGTAATAAAATCGGCAATTTTTCTTTCCTGCTGGGCATAGATCATCTTAGCAATGCCGGACAGCCGTTTGTCTACGCCAGCCAGCCTCGTTCAACTACGCCAGCCACAGGAGCAGCGATTCCGGTCACTGGCGCGTATCCATATACCGATCCAAATGGTGCGCCCGCGACCATTTTTGGGGTGAATGGCGAAGGTGCAGAAAGGGCCGTGCAGGATCAATTCAAGTTTAAAGCGATCTACGATATCACCCCAACTTTACAAGCCGGTTTGACTTTTGGTTCCTGGCGGCAACAAGTCAGCAGCAGCACTTTCACGTTTTTGCGCGATGCGAACGGCAATCCGGTGTATTCCGGTTTGGTGAATATTGGTGGCTATCAATACAATTTGCCGACCTCATTCTTTGCACCCTCCGCCAGCGAAAGCGAAAATCAGCTGTATGGATTATCACTTAAAACGACCCATTCCAGCGGTTGGAATGTTGCCGCGATTGCCTCGTATTTTGATATTTCAAAAAGTATTTCCCGCTCTGCCAGCAGCGGACTGGCAAGCAATCTCAAAGGCGTGGCGACGTTTGGCGACGGCTCTGGCTGGAAGACGCTTGATCTGTCCACCGACTACAAACCGGCCACGGTCGAGGCGGGCAGTCACTGGCCGACTTTCGGCTATCACTACGACAATTATTTTTTGGAAAACACTACCTATAACCTGAACAATTGGCGCAACGGCGGCAGTGGTGATGCAGGCAGTACGTTCAACAATGCCTTCGCCGGAAAAACCGAAACCCAGGCGCTGTTTGCCCAAGATGCATGGCAATTGGCCCAACGCTGGAAGCTGACTTACGGCTTGCGTTACGAAGATTGGCGCGCCTATGACGGTACCCGCTCAGTAGTCGGTTCCAGTCAGTCGTATAGCAATCGCACGCTGTCGGCATGGTCGCCAAAAGCGGCGCTGTCGTTTCAGGCCACGCCCGATCTGACTTTCCGCTTTTCTACCGGACGCGCAGTGCGCTTTCCAACCGTCAGCGAACTATTTCAAGGCAGTCTGACTGGCTCGACATTGGTAAATAACGACCCTAATCTAAAGCCGGAAACCGATCTGGCGAAAGAGTTGAGCGCGGAATGGGCGCAACTCAACGGCACGCTGCGGATGTCTTTATTTGAAGACGACGTGAAGAACACTTTGTTTAGCCAAACCAATACCGCGGTGTTTCCTAACGTGACCAATATTCAAAACATTGATCGGGTCCGTTCACGCGGCATCGAACTGAGTTATGCGGGTGAAAATGTGTTGGTGCCCGGGCTAGATGTGAGCGCCAGCGTGGGCTATACACGCTCAATCATTTTGGAAAACAGCAAAAATCCGGCGACGATAGGCAAGAACTTCTATCGCATCCCACTCTGGCGGGCAAATCTGGTCGGCACTTATCGCGTCAACGATCAGGCTAGCGTGATGCTGGGCGGGCGCTATTCCGGTCGCCAGTTTAATACCCTGACGAATATCGACACCAATCCAAATACGTTTGGCGGCACAAGTTCGTTTTTAGTTTTCGACACAAAACTGACGTTCAAACCGACCAAAAACACTGAGCTTGGCGTCGGTATCGACAATCTGACAGACCGCCGCTATTACGTGTATTACCCCTATCCCGGTCGGACCTTTTATCTGGAAGCAAAAATCACGATGTGA